The Primulina eburnea isolate SZY01 chromosome 6, ASM2296580v1, whole genome shotgun sequence genome contains a region encoding:
- the LOC140835005 gene encoding cytochrome P450 94B3-like → MILSLLSCVTLGFLLVSSMIRSRKLYLKFEKFTFCVSNFVKLPLLTRIKCLISFYQNRHRLLEWYTQLLSQSKTQTIVVHRLGAPRIVVIANPENVEYILKTNFVNFPKGKPFTELLGDFLGLGIFNVDGEKWSIQRKLASHEFSARSLREFVEKVLEDEVETRLIPILENAAENDTILDMQEVLKRFGFDTICKVALGTDPCCLDLSRAAPPLAAAFDSASEKSALRGIAPVSAMWKSKRALNVGSEKDLKEAVDIVHGCVYEIIRAKQEEIKNNDGGGGDLLSRFLEAGLDGEMVRDMAISFLMAGRDTTSAALTWLFWMFTGHRGIEKQAVEEIISSKISQKKLAFEDLKEMNFIKACLCECMRLYPPVAWDSKHAANDDVLPDGTPVYRGDRVTYFPYGMGRMEELWGEDRFEFKPGRWFHEDGVLKSVSPYKFPVFQAGPRVCLGKEMALVQMKYVVASVLSRFEFLPVRQERPIFVPLLTAHMAGGFHVRVRPRVLY, encoded by the coding sequence ATGATTCTCTCTCTTCTTTCTTGTGTCACTCTAGGGTTTCTTCTGGTTTCTAGCATGATACGGTCCAGAAAACTTTATCTGAAATTCGAAAAATTCACCTTCTGTGTGAGTAATTTTGTCAAGCTTCCATTACTCACTCGCATTAAATGTCTGATCTCATTCTACCAGAACCGCCACCGCCTGTTGGAATGGTACACACAGCTCCTGTCCCAATCCAAAACACAGACTATTGTTGTGCACCGCCTCGGTGCTCCGAGAATAGTCGTTATCGCCAACCCGGAAAACGTTGAGTATATCCTGAAAACTAACTTCGTAAACTTTCCAAAGGGCAAGCCTTTTACTGAATTGCTTGGTGATTTTCTTGGCCTCGGGATCTTTAATGTTGATGGTGAAAAATGGAGCATTCAGCGAAAGCTGGCTAGCCATGAATTCAGCGCTAGATCTCTGAGAGAATTCGTGGAGAAAGTTCTCGAAGACGAGGTGGAAACTAGGTTGATTCCTATTCTCGAAAATGCCGCCGAAAATGACACGATCTTGGACATGCAAGAGGTTTTGAAAAGGTTCGGATTCGATACCATTTGTAAGGTTGCACTTGGGACGGACCCTTGTTGTTTGGATCTTTCTCGAGCAGCGCCGCCGCTTGCGGCGGCGTTCGATTCTGCTTCAGAGAAATCCGCCCTGCGTGGGATTGCGCCGGTTTCAGCGATGTGGAAATCGAAGAGAGCCTTGAATGTGGGATCGGAGAAGGATTTGAAAGAGGCTGTGGATATTGTGCATGGTTGTGTGTATGAAATAATTCGAGCTAAGCAAGAGGAGATTAAAAATAATGATGGCGGGGGTGGTGATCTTTTGTCGAGGTTTCTGGAAGCTGGTCTTGATGGTGAAATGGTAAGAGATATGGCTATAAGTTTTCTGATGGCTGGAAGAGACACCACCTCCGCCGCCTTGACGTGGCTGTTCTGGATGTTTACGGGTCACCGGGGAATCGAAAAGCAAGCGGTGGAGGAAATTATTTCGTCCAAAATTTCCCAGAAGAAACTGGCTTTTGAAGACTTGAAAGAAATGAATTTCATCAAAGCATGTTTGTGTGAATGCATGAGGCTTTACCCACCAGTGGCTTGGGACTCGAAGCATGCAGCAAACGACGACGTTTTGCCCGATGGGACTCCTGTCTACCGGGGGGATCGGGTGACGTATTTTCCATATGGAATGGGGAGGATGGAGGAGTTGTGGGGCGAGGACCGATTCGAGTTCAAGCCGGGCCGGTGGTTCCATGAGGACGGGGTTTTGAAATCAGTAAGCCCTTACAAGTTCCCCGTGTTTCAGGCCGGTCCAAGAGTGTGCCTCGGCAAAGAAATGGCTTTAGTTCAAATGAAATATGTTGTTGCTTCTGTCTTGAGCCGGTTCGAGTTTCTACCAGTTCGGCAGGAAAGACCCATTTTTGTTCCTCTGCTGACGGCTCACATGGCTGGAGGTTTTCATGTTAGGGTTCGTCCGAGGGTACTGTATTGA
- the LOC140835008 gene encoding mitochondrial pyruvate carrier 1-like isoform X1 encodes MASFKAFLNSPVGPKTTHFWGPVANWGFVIAGLVDMKKPPEMISGNMTGAMCIYSALFMRFAWMVQPRNYLLLACHASNESVQLYQLSRWAKGQGFGITSTFPGIWSIRKLSLRLNEIFCFSISYSIQTSASSPLPHLAPGKQRNPEVSMVYLHFYVFNIS; translated from the exons ATGGCTTCCTTCAAAGCATTTCTAAACAGTCCTGTTGGTCCCAAAACTACTCATTTTTGGGGTCCTGTAGCTAATTGGGGATTTGTTATAGCT GGGCTTGTTGATATGAAAAAACCTCCAGAAATGATATCTGGAAACATGACTGGAG CCATGTGTATATATTCTGCATTGTTCATGAGGTTTGCATGGATGGTACAGCCTCGTAACTATCTTTTGCTTGCTTGTCATGCTTCAAATGAGTCGGTGCAACTTTATCAACTGTCCCGCTGGGCCAAGGGTCAAGG CTTTGGAATAACAAGTACTTTTCCAGGTATCTGGAGCATAAGAAAGCTGAGCCTTCGTCTCAATGAAATATTCTGCTTTTCTATATCTTACAGCATTCAAACAAGTGCCTCCTCTCCTCTCCCACACCTAGCACCAGGAAAACAAAGAAATCCTGAAGTCTCCATGGTTTATCTTcatttttatgtatttaataTATCGTGA
- the LOC140835008 gene encoding mitochondrial pyruvate carrier 1-like isoform X2 yields the protein MASFKAFLNSPVGPKTTHFWGPVANWGFVIAGLVDMKKPPEMISGNMTGAMCIYSALFMRFAWMVQPRNYLLLACHASNESVQLYQLSRWAKGQGYLEHKKAEPSSQ from the exons ATGGCTTCCTTCAAAGCATTTCTAAACAGTCCTGTTGGTCCCAAAACTACTCATTTTTGGGGTCCTGTAGCTAATTGGGGATTTGTTATAGCT GGGCTTGTTGATATGAAAAAACCTCCAGAAATGATATCTGGAAACATGACTGGAG CCATGTGTATATATTCTGCATTGTTCATGAGGTTTGCATGGATGGTACAGCCTCGTAACTATCTTTTGCTTGCTTGTCATGCTTCAAATGAGTCGGTGCAACTTTATCAACTGTCCCGCTGGGCCAAGGGTCAAGG GTATCTGGAGCATAAGAAAGCTGAGCCTTCGTCTCAATGA
- the LOC140835007 gene encoding ribosome biogenesis protein NSA1-like, which produces MPRTTTVESPGCPPIRALTFDVLGLVKVIEARKNENGGAVQMVERWGEPDSSKCVLAASILDRESDPLLGIARKCGSIEVISAIDGNLRVHIPSLYETATSLQDDTIIGLHLLKKHQSESSSRSCMLHVCTRKGHVSLESIDVTKSSAEFMHNPSRTTWNISGFGEILLSKIDESENYALYGGKGVEVNIWDLSNNTKIWAAKSPPKNSLGIFTPTLFTSATFLSKDDHRKFVAGTNSHQVRLYDISSQRRPIMSIEFRDTPIKSVAEDLDGHTIHVGNGSGDLGSIDMRTGKLLGCFIGKCSGSIRSIARHPELPVLASCGLDSYLRIWDIHSRQLLSAVFLKQPLTNVFFDSHYRSEEIAVCAPEPQGTPGLDIIEEELLRVKRKMGSREHKGSKKMSIKKSSKRSKVE; this is translated from the exons ATGCCACGGACGACGACCGTGGAGAGCCCCGGCTGCCCTCCAATTCGAGCCTTAACCTTCGACGTTCTTGGCCTTGTCAAAG TTATTGAGGCGCGTAAAAATGAGAATGGTGGTGCTGTCCAGATGGTGGAGCGTTGGGGAGAACCGGATTCATCTAAATGCGTGCTTGCTGCTTCGATTCTAGACAGAGAGTCTGACCCG CTGCTCGGTATTGCAAGAAAATGTGGTTCG ATCGAGGTGATTAGTGCAATTGATGGGAATCTTCGTGTTCACATTCCAAGTTTATATGAAACTGCAACCAGTCTGCAGGACGATACCATCATTGGATTGCATTTGTTAAAAAAACACCAATCAGAGTCATCATCCAG GTCATGTATGTTGCATGTCTGCACAAGAAAAGGCCATGTGAGCTTGGAATCAATTGATGTGACCAAATCATCAGCAGAGTTCATGCACAATCCTTCTAGAACTACATGGAATATAAGTGGTTTTGGGGAGATCTTGCTTTCAAAAATAGATGAAAGTGAAAATTATGCTCTATATGGAGG GAAGGGTGTTGAAGTAAATATATGGGATCTCAGCAATAATACAAAAATCTGGGCTGCAAAATCT CCCCCAAAAAACTCTCTTGGCATATTTACTCCAACTTTGTTTACATCTGCGACCTTCTTGAGTAAAGATGATCACCGGAAATTTGTGGCTGGCACCAATTCCCATCAG GTTCGACTGTATGATATATCTTCCCAGAGAAGACCCATCATGTCAATTGAATTCCGGGATACTCCTATTAAATCTGTTGCCGAAGATTTGGATGGACATACAATACATGTAGGAAATGGCTCAGGTGATCTTGGTTCCATTGACATGCGCACAG GGAAACTCTTGGGATGCTTTATCGGAAAATGTTCTGGAAGTATAAGATCCATAGCCAGGCATCCAGAACTTCCTGTGCTTGCTTCATGTG GGCTTGACAGCTATCTGCGCATCTGGGACATTCATTCACGGCAACTTCTATCTGCG GTTTTCTTGAAGCAGCCGCTTACTAACGTCTTTTTCGATTCGCATTATCGCAGTGAAG AAATCGCTGTTTGTGCACCTGAGCCACAAGGTACACCGGGTCTCGACATAATCGAAGAGGAACTCCTGCGTGTCAAACGAAAAATGGGTTCTAGAGAACACAAGGGATCTAAGAAAATGTCGATCAAAAAAAGTAGCAAGAGGTCAAAAGTTGAATGA
- the LOC140835009 gene encoding uncharacterized protein isoform X1 has product MAKNEAHLCRSVLLLLMLLQLTPSMSQSSPNQGSDRSESRTTIKDQPEVHCSRERSRAASKIVDEYLMPFVELEKYQLSHKCRLHPSNNIFGDQEEHKIHIDISEWRCGYCKKLFRAENFLDQHFDNRHSNLLNSSQDKCLADLCGALHCDFVINSSSRKTKCNPAAAARNRHLCEDLANTCFPSRNGPSAARLHEFFLRQFCDAHTCSKGRKPFSRGGRKHTGVFYLAMSILIMMLLPIFYVLVYLYQREMRKETQQLKFVSKPQKKTKPS; this is encoded by the exons ATGGCGAAAAATGAAGCGCATCTGTGCCGAAGCGTTTTGCTTCTGTTGATGCTGCTGCAACTCACTCCATCTATGTCTCAATCAAGCCCTAACCAG GGTAGCGACCGATCTGAATCAAG AACTACCATAAAAGACCAACCTGAAGTTCATTGTTCTAGAGAGAGAAGTCGAGCAGCCTCGAAAATTGTGGATGAG TATCTCATGCCTTTTGTGGAATTGGAGAAGTATCAACTTTCACATAAATGCAGACTTCATCCTAGTAATAACATATTTGGAGACCAAGAGGAGCATAAGATTCATATAGATATAAGTGAATGGCGGTGTGGATATTGTAAAAAACTTTTTCGAGCAGAAAATTTTTTGGATCAACATTTTGACAATAGGCACTCCAATCTTCTGAATTCT AGTCAGGACAAGTGCTTGGCTGATCTATGTGGAGCTTTACATTGTGATTTTGTTATAAATTCATCATCTCGAAAAACCAAGTGTAATCCTGCTGCTGCTGCTAGGAACCGTCACTTATGTGAG GATCTTGCCAACACCTGTTTTCCTTCTAGAAATGGTCCCTCGGCAGCTCGTCTCCATG AGTTTTTTCTACGCCAATTCTGTGATGCCCACACTTGCTCAAAAGGCAGAAAACCTTTCTCCAGGGGTGGCAGG AAGCATACAGGAGTCTTCTACTTGGCCATGTCAATACTGATTATGATGCTTCTTCCAATATTTTATGTGCTTGTATATCTCTACCAAAG AGAAATGAGAAAAGAAACGCAACAGCTGAAGTTCGTTTCAAAACCTCAGAAAAAGACGAAGCCTTCTTGA
- the LOC140835009 gene encoding uncharacterized protein isoform X2, translating to MAKNEAHLCRSVLLLLMLLQLTPSMSQSSPNQGSDRSESRTTIKDQPEVHCSRERSRAASKIVDEYLMPFVELEKYQLSHKCRLHPSNNIFGDQEEHKIHIDISEWRCGYCKKLFRAENFLDQHFDNRHSNLLNSDLANTCFPSRNGPSAARLHEFFLRQFCDAHTCSKGRKPFSRGGRKHTGVFYLAMSILIMMLLPIFYVLVYLYQREMRKETQQLKFVSKPQKKTKPS from the exons ATGGCGAAAAATGAAGCGCATCTGTGCCGAAGCGTTTTGCTTCTGTTGATGCTGCTGCAACTCACTCCATCTATGTCTCAATCAAGCCCTAACCAG GGTAGCGACCGATCTGAATCAAG AACTACCATAAAAGACCAACCTGAAGTTCATTGTTCTAGAGAGAGAAGTCGAGCAGCCTCGAAAATTGTGGATGAG TATCTCATGCCTTTTGTGGAATTGGAGAAGTATCAACTTTCACATAAATGCAGACTTCATCCTAGTAATAACATATTTGGAGACCAAGAGGAGCATAAGATTCATATAGATATAAGTGAATGGCGGTGTGGATATTGTAAAAAACTTTTTCGAGCAGAAAATTTTTTGGATCAACATTTTGACAATAGGCACTCCAATCTTCTGAATTCT GATCTTGCCAACACCTGTTTTCCTTCTAGAAATGGTCCCTCGGCAGCTCGTCTCCATG AGTTTTTTCTACGCCAATTCTGTGATGCCCACACTTGCTCAAAAGGCAGAAAACCTTTCTCCAGGGGTGGCAGG AAGCATACAGGAGTCTTCTACTTGGCCATGTCAATACTGATTATGATGCTTCTTCCAATATTTTATGTGCTTGTATATCTCTACCAAAG AGAAATGAGAAAAGAAACGCAACAGCTGAAGTTCGTTTCAAAACCTCAGAAAAAGACGAAGCCTTCTTGA
- the LOC140835010 gene encoding uncharacterized protein, with product MLLKATFSPHFFAAIPTKTQFPRLSRLGFFNSLTQQGPETARQNAPSPLLLHKLPPTSAYVHLPFCRKRCHYCDFPIIALGSSSTTKTDDDPRISSYVEKLCREIKATKLDSSDNPCLETVFFGGGTPSLVPPRLVLSVLEAISSKFGVCSGAEISIEMDPGTFDEAKMKELMDLGVNRVSLGVQAFQEELLKACGRAHGLNEVYEAVEIIKSCGVENWSLDLISSLPRQTPEMWKESLRLTVQAQPTHVSVYDLQVEKDTKFGMLYTPGEFPLPSEDQSAGYYKMASSMLRGAGYDHYEISSYCKSGYQCKHNCTYWKNKSFYGFGLGSASHVGGVRFSRPRSLKEYTCYVQNLEDGLVKCSGNDNIDANETAMDIIMLSLRTSDGLNLKSFRDAFGGSIVLSICEAYKRYVESGHVICFDNRGREIAFHEFSSLLTNDQWRNEELAFVRLSDPEGFLLSNELISLAFGVVTP from the exons ATGCTGCTAAAAGCAACCTTCAGTCCACATTTCTTCGCAGCCATTCCCACAAAAACCCAATTCCCGCGGCTCTCACGACTCGGGTTCTTTAATTCGCTTACACAACAAGGCCCAGAAACTGCTCGACAAAATGCGCCTTCACCATTGCTACTCCACAAACTCCCTCCAACCTCGGCCTACGTTCACCTACCTTTCTGCCGCAAACGCTGCCACTACTGCGATTTCCCGATCATCGCCCTCGGCTCCTCCTCGACCACAAAAACCGATGATGACCCACGTATCTCAAGCTACGTGGAAAAACTCTGCAGAGAAATCAAGGCCACCAAACTGGATTCTTCCGACAACCCTTGTCTTGAAACCGTCTTTTTTGGTGGTGGCACGCCGTCGCTCGTGCCTCCACGGCTTGTCTTATCGGTTCTTGAAGCAATTTCCTCTAAATTTGGGGTTTGCAGTGGTGCTGAAATATCTATTGAAATGGATCCTGGAACATTTGATGAGGCGAAAATGAAGGAGCTTATGGATTTGGGCGTGAATAGAGTGTCATTGGGAGTGCAAGCTTTTCAAGAAGAGTTATTGAAAGCTTGTGGGAGAGCTCATGGGCTTAATGAAGTTTATGAAGCTGTTGAGATTATTAAGTCGTGTGGGGTGGAGAATTGGAGTTTGGACCTTATTTCTTCGCTTCCTCGCCAGACTCCAGAGATGTGGAAGGAGAGTCTGCGGCTCACTGTTCAAGCACAGCCTACTCATGTGTCTGTTTATGATTTGCAGGTTGAAAAAGACACCAAGTTTGGAATGCT ATACACCCCTGGTGAATTTCCTCTGCCTTCTGAAGATCAGTCCGCCGGGTATTACAAAATGGCATCAAGTATGCTAAGGGGTGCAGGCTATGATCATTATGAGATCAGTAGTTATTGCAAGAGTGGTTATCAATGCAAGCACAATTGTACATACTGGAAAAACAAATCTTTCTATGGTTTTGGACTCGGGTCAGCCAGCCATGTTGGTGGCGTACGTTTTTCTAGGCCCAGAAGTCTGAAAGAATACACATGTTACGTGCAGAATTTGGAGGATGGATTGGTGAAATGCTCCGGAAATGACAACATAGATGCTAACGAAACAGCCATGGATATCATAATGCTTTCTCTCAGAACATCTGATGGCTTGAATTTGAAGTCCTTTAGAGATGCTTTCGGTGGCTCCATTGTACTTTCTATCTGTGAGGCCTATAAACGTTATGTAGAAAGTGGGCATGTAATCTGTTTTGATAATCGAGGAAGAGAGATCGCATTTCATGAATTTAGCTCTTTGCTGACAAACGATCAGTGGAGAAATGAGGAGCTAGCATTTGTCAGGCTCAGTGATCCGGAAGGTTTTTTGCTGTCAAATGAGCTTATATCACTTGCATTTGGTGTTGTAACTCCATAA
- the LOC140833598 gene encoding non-specific lipid transfer protein GPI-anchored 9-like — protein MMAISKSFMLLFLVLCSWVFVGFCQGPGDNLPCVQKLMPCQPYLKVESPPASCCVPLKQLVADDKACLCTVLNDPAIMQSLNITKADAVNLAKNCGSNADLSSCSSIVTPSPGSNPSNGTTPSPPPKSAASVASFYMETYLSLLVLVLIFTTSST, from the exons ATGATGGCAATATCCAAGTCATTTATGTTGCTCTTTCTGGTGTTATGTTCATGGGTTTTTGTGGGTTTTTGCCAAGGACCAGGAGATAATCTGCCGTGTGTGCAGAAACTGATGCCGTGTCAGCCTTATCTGAAGGTGGAATCGCCCCCGGCGTCGTGTTGTGTGCCGTTGAAACAGCTGGTGGCGGATGACAAGGCATGCCTTTGCACGGTTTTAAACGATCCAGCGATAATGCAGAGTCTTAATATCACTAAAGCTGATGCTGTGAATCTTGCCAAGAATTGTGGATCCAATGCTGATTTGTCTTCATGCAGCAGTATCG TTACTCCATCGCCTGGATCAAATCCTTCCAATG GTACAACACCGAGCCCACCCCCGAAGAGCGCAGCTAGTGTGGCGAGCTTCTATATGGAGACATACCTGAGCCTGCTCGTTTTAGTGCTAATCTTTACTACATCTTCTACTTAA
- the LOC140835011 gene encoding uncharacterized protein isoform X1 codes for MLHIDVREFQEKLSARFRPWQRSWQFWFRVADIYTGYKVFQVQVNFEKNAERREAMWEKQHELAADKIYSMCAELGGFFLKVAQIIGKPDLAPAAWVRRLVTLCDQAPATQYNVIKAVLEKELGQTIDELFENFDVNPLGSASIAQVHRARRKGEKSDVVVKVQHPGVQGLMMTDIRNLQAFALYMQKTDIKFDLYSVTKEIEKQIGYEFDFLREADAMDRIRRFLYENNKKSPVQVPRVIRGLVTRRVLVMEYIDGIPIMKLGDEIAKRGLNPSGKMATAAKQNILKSLTLSYGQMILRSGFFHADPHPGNILICRGSEVALLDYGQVKDLPDALRLGYARLVLAIADDNPTGASESYRELGINILSKCPDEQKELLKLAQSMFDTKLAPGVMVLQPFSEESSIKKIAVQSFPEELFSVLRTVHLLRGLSVGLGINYSCAEQWRPIAEEALYRAGRLKVEDLKGIKRRGLFRSIFGM; via the exons ATGCTTCATATAGATGTGAGGGAATTTCAAGAAAAGCTTTCTGCTCGCTTCAGACCGTGGCAGCGTTCGTGGCAATTCTGGTTTCGAGTTGCTGATATCTATACTGGTTACAAG GTGTTTCAAGTTCAAGTAAATTTCGAGAAAAATGCAGAGAGACGGGAGGCGATGTGGGAGAAGCAGCACGAGTTAGCTGCTGACAAGATATATAGCATGTGCGCTGAGCTTGGCGGGTTTTTTCTCAAG GTTGCACAAATAATTGGGAAGCCCGACTTGGCACCAGCTGCTTGGGTGAGAAGGTTGGTCACACTCTGTGATCAAGCTCCTGCAACACAGTACAATGTGATCAAGGCTGTGCTTGAGAAGGAGTTGGGCCAAACAATTGATGAActgtttgaaaattttgatgttaacCCCCTTGGTTCCGCATCAATTGCTCAG GTTCACCGAGCACGGCGTAAAGGTGAAAAGAGTGATGTTGTTGTGAAG GTGCAACATCCAGGCGTTCAAGGTTTGATGATGACCGATATTCGCAACCTGCAAGCTTTTGCACTGTACATGCAAAAGACAGATATAAAGTTTGATTTGTATTCGGTAACCAAAGAGATTGAGAAACAG ATTGGATATGAGTTCGATTTTTTGAGGGAAGCTGATGCTATGGATAGAATTCGGCGTTTCCTTtatgaaaataacaaaaaatccCCCGTTCAAGTCCCACGTGTTATTCGAGGCTTGGTCACGAG GCGTGTTCTAGTGATGGAATACATTGATGGAATCCCAATCATGAAGCTGGGTGATGAGATAGCAAAAAGAGGCTTAAATCCTTCTGGTAAAATGGCAACGGCAGCAAAGCA GAATATCCTTAAAAGTTTGACACTTTCTTATGGACAGATGATATTGAGGAGTGGTTTCTTTCATGCAGATCCTCACCCAGgaaatatattgatttgtaGAGGTTCTGAG GTTGCTTTGCTTGATTACGGACAAGTGAAGGATCTTCCTGATGCACTGAGGCTAGGATATGCTAGATTGGTGCTAGCAATAGCAGATGACAATCCTACAGGGGCATCAGAAAGCTACAG GGAACTTGGCATTAACATCTTGAGCAAATGTCCGGATGAGCAAAAGGAATTGCTTAAGTTGGCTCAATCAATGTTCGACACAAAGCTAGCACCCGGTGTGATGGTGTTGCAACCTTTCTCAGAAGAatcttcaataaaaaaaatcgcTGTTCAG AGTTTCCCAGAAGAACTATTCTCTGTTCTTCGTACAGTGCATTTACTGAGAGGACTTAGTGTTGGGCTCGGAATAAACTATTCATGCGCCGAGCAGTGGAGACCCATTGCTGAAGAAGCTCTTTACCGTGCTGGGAGGCTAAAAG TTGAAGATCTCAAAGGAATCAAGAGACGTGGCCTTTTCAGAAGCATTTTTGGGATGTAA
- the LOC140835011 gene encoding uncharacterized protein isoform X2, producing the protein MWEKQHELAADKIYSMCAELGGFFLKVAQIIGKPDLAPAAWVRRLVTLCDQAPATQYNVIKAVLEKELGQTIDELFENFDVNPLGSASIAQVHRARRKGEKSDVVVKVQHPGVQGLMMTDIRNLQAFALYMQKTDIKFDLYSVTKEIEKQIGYEFDFLREADAMDRIRRFLYENNKKSPVQVPRVIRGLVTRRVLVMEYIDGIPIMKLGDEIAKRGLNPSGKMATAAKQNILKSLTLSYGQMILRSGFFHADPHPGNILICRGSEVALLDYGQVKDLPDALRLGYARLVLAIADDNPTGASESYRELGINILSKCPDEQKELLKLAQSMFDTKLAPGVMVLQPFSEESSIKKIAVQSFPEELFSVLRTVHLLRGLSVGLGINYSCAEQWRPIAEEALYRAGRLKVEDLKGIKRRGLFRSIFGM; encoded by the exons ATGTGGGAGAAGCAGCACGAGTTAGCTGCTGACAAGATATATAGCATGTGCGCTGAGCTTGGCGGGTTTTTTCTCAAG GTTGCACAAATAATTGGGAAGCCCGACTTGGCACCAGCTGCTTGGGTGAGAAGGTTGGTCACACTCTGTGATCAAGCTCCTGCAACACAGTACAATGTGATCAAGGCTGTGCTTGAGAAGGAGTTGGGCCAAACAATTGATGAActgtttgaaaattttgatgttaacCCCCTTGGTTCCGCATCAATTGCTCAG GTTCACCGAGCACGGCGTAAAGGTGAAAAGAGTGATGTTGTTGTGAAG GTGCAACATCCAGGCGTTCAAGGTTTGATGATGACCGATATTCGCAACCTGCAAGCTTTTGCACTGTACATGCAAAAGACAGATATAAAGTTTGATTTGTATTCGGTAACCAAAGAGATTGAGAAACAG ATTGGATATGAGTTCGATTTTTTGAGGGAAGCTGATGCTATGGATAGAATTCGGCGTTTCCTTtatgaaaataacaaaaaatccCCCGTTCAAGTCCCACGTGTTATTCGAGGCTTGGTCACGAG GCGTGTTCTAGTGATGGAATACATTGATGGAATCCCAATCATGAAGCTGGGTGATGAGATAGCAAAAAGAGGCTTAAATCCTTCTGGTAAAATGGCAACGGCAGCAAAGCA GAATATCCTTAAAAGTTTGACACTTTCTTATGGACAGATGATATTGAGGAGTGGTTTCTTTCATGCAGATCCTCACCCAGgaaatatattgatttgtaGAGGTTCTGAG GTTGCTTTGCTTGATTACGGACAAGTGAAGGATCTTCCTGATGCACTGAGGCTAGGATATGCTAGATTGGTGCTAGCAATAGCAGATGACAATCCTACAGGGGCATCAGAAAGCTACAG GGAACTTGGCATTAACATCTTGAGCAAATGTCCGGATGAGCAAAAGGAATTGCTTAAGTTGGCTCAATCAATGTTCGACACAAAGCTAGCACCCGGTGTGATGGTGTTGCAACCTTTCTCAGAAGAatcttcaataaaaaaaatcgcTGTTCAG AGTTTCCCAGAAGAACTATTCTCTGTTCTTCGTACAGTGCATTTACTGAGAGGACTTAGTGTTGGGCTCGGAATAAACTATTCATGCGCCGAGCAGTGGAGACCCATTGCTGAAGAAGCTCTTTACCGTGCTGGGAGGCTAAAAG TTGAAGATCTCAAAGGAATCAAGAGACGTGGCCTTTTCAGAAGCATTTTTGGGATGTAA